A stretch of Desulfurivibrio alkaliphilus AHT 2 DNA encodes these proteins:
- a CDS encoding PAS domain-containing sensor histidine kinase, with protein MAAKPQPQDPEADKLAALAADNQRLTAYIRAKTNHLLQIMGTSPLQYDELDDQTLIELDPIGIIADSFSQILDFLNQNINELQQAKDELEAIFDTTGVGISIIDRDFNVQRCNEKQRQLLVDPDRPDIIGHSCFEIYCARDSPGMGCPAMETFATGRPALVRDVKKKNKYFNVITTPFAKDADGTVSQVIEVALDITDKKQAELAEQQQRQYYLQEKNKLATVIESLSEGLLVVNPEGVITTCNHAAVDISGYPEEALMNQALAGPFPALAELLATGQEPSGTEFTHRTPAGEERLLSADSNRMPAPPGEGVGRVITFRDITTEKKKAQMLFRAEKLAAIGQLSAGVAHELNTPLASILGYARLLIKDDNLTSAQQERLEIIAEQTRRSSTIIKALLSFAREARQPGRTRQACDLNGIIEKAIPLLTTDLEKRRIELELELQPLPPVIADPGELEQVVINLVLNGMQAIGQEGRIRVSTSTQEQNVLLQVADNGPGITPEHRSRIFDPFYSTKPVGEGTGLGLSICAGIIGDLGGSIEAAAARDGGAALLVSLPGETSSGAPFQGKI; from the coding sequence ATGGCAGCAAAACCTCAACCTCAAGACCCCGAAGCGGATAAGCTGGCGGCGCTGGCGGCGGACAACCAGCGGCTTACCGCTTACATCCGGGCCAAGACCAACCATCTGCTGCAGATTATGGGCACCTCCCCGTTGCAGTACGACGAGCTGGACGACCAGACCCTGATCGAACTTGACCCCATCGGGATCATTGCCGACTCCTTTTCCCAGATTCTCGATTTTCTCAACCAGAACATCAACGAACTGCAGCAGGCCAAGGATGAACTGGAGGCGATCTTCGATACCACCGGCGTGGGGATCTCCATTATCGATCGCGACTTCAACGTTCAGCGCTGCAACGAAAAGCAGCGCCAACTGCTGGTCGATCCCGACCGCCCGGATATCATCGGCCACAGCTGCTTCGAAATATACTGCGCCCGGGACTCTCCGGGCATGGGCTGCCCGGCCATGGAAACGTTTGCCACCGGCCGGCCGGCACTGGTGCGCGACGTAAAAAAGAAAAACAAATACTTCAACGTTATCACCACCCCGTTTGCCAAAGATGCAGACGGCACGGTAAGCCAGGTTATCGAGGTAGCCCTGGATATCACCGACAAAAAACAGGCGGAGTTGGCCGAGCAGCAACAGCGGCAGTATTATCTGCAGGAAAAAAACAAGCTGGCCACGGTGATTGAAAGCCTCTCGGAAGGGCTGCTGGTGGTTAACCCCGAGGGCGTCATAACCACCTGTAACCACGCCGCGGTGGACATTTCCGGCTACCCCGAAGAGGCGCTGATGAACCAGGCGCTGGCCGGGCCTTTCCCCGCCCTGGCCGAACTGCTGGCCACCGGCCAGGAACCCAGCGGCACGGAGTTTACCCACCGCACCCCGGCCGGGGAAGAAAGGCTGCTTTCCGCCGACTCCAACCGGATGCCGGCCCCCCCAGGCGAGGGAGTCGGCCGGGTTATCACCTTTCGCGATATCACGACGGAAAAAAAGAAGGCCCAGATGTTGTTCCGGGCCGAAAAACTGGCGGCCATCGGCCAGCTTTCCGCCGGGGTGGCCCATGAACTCAACACCCCGCTGGCCAGCATCCTGGGTTATGCCCGGCTGCTGATCAAAGACGATAACCTTACCTCCGCCCAGCAGGAGCGGTTGGAAATCATCGCTGAGCAGACCCGGAGAAGCAGCACCATTATCAAAGCCCTGCTGAGTTTTGCCCGCGAAGCTCGGCAACCCGGCCGCACCCGGCAAGCCTGCGACCTGAACGGCATCATTGAAAAGGCCATTCCCCTGTTAACCACCGATCTGGAAAAACGCCGGATCGAACTGGAACTGGAACTGCAGCCACTGCCCCCGGTAATCGCCGACCCCGGCGAGCTGGAGCAGGTGGTGATTAATCTGGTGCTCAACGGCATGCAGGCCATCGGCCAGGAGGGCCGAATCAGGGTCAGCACCAGCACCCAGGAGCAAAACGTGCTGCTGCAGGTGGCGGACAACGGACCGGGAATTACCCCGGAACACCGCTCCCGGATTTTTGACCCCTTTTATTCCACCAAACCCGTGGGTGAAGGTACCGGCCTGGGGCTTTCCATTTGTGCCGGGATTATCGGCGACTTGGGCGGTAGCATCGAGGCCGCCGCCGCCCGCGACGGGGGGGCGGCGCTGCTGGTCTCCCTGCCCGGCGAAACCTCTTCCGGGGCACCATTTCAAGGTAAAATATGA
- a CDS encoding sulfurtransferase TusA family protein: protein MSAAATPETIELDILGQVCPACLLVVLKEINQRRQEISDGQTRLLIRTDHRNATVTVTESARKMGYRVEVEKVDTYYQIVVDRH from the coding sequence ATGTCTGCTGCTGCAACCCCTGAAACCATAGAACTAGATATCCTGGGACAGGTCTGCCCGGCCTGCCTGCTGGTGGTACTGAAAGAAATCAATCAGCGGCGGCAGGAAATCAGCGACGGCCAAACCCGGCTGCTGATCCGCACAGACCACCGTAACGCCACCGTCACGGTAACGGAGTCGGCTCGCAAGATGGGTTACCGGGTGGAGGTGGAGAAGGTCGACACCTATTATCAGATTGTGGTGGACCGGCATTAA
- a CDS encoding rhodanese-like domain-containing protein — MQRLRNKVAQLGVVLLAAFLLTACGMAGKTATPDTGPRHVEQDPQLRITTAEVMDLFDKVYGDRALVKATLDTNDQFLMVDTRPKGRYQEGHIPGAIHMTPGEVAANIDKLPRDRQIIFYCGGLHCPLSTQAAKIAMEHGLTNIKVYYEGDPGWKAAGNYLISETPYIYHLMTAEDANFILVDTRPTNVHRQSFIPGSLSIPINQWDLKKSLLPRDLNTRLIFYCGGYGUPHSDRAARRAAQLGYRDLFVYLAGEPAWKEAGLPLWGNEPSGVVALEPKELPKVAPGTLPRSINAAEFNKMMAEKGGEIVILDVRSADEYAAGHLPGAINLPDDKFHANYEQLVSKVPTDKQIVIHCVTGIRAEGVYHALATRGNYANPKGVQFLNATISISADGKFDIR; from the coding sequence ATGCAAAGATTGAGGAACAAAGTCGCCCAGCTGGGGGTGGTACTCCTGGCGGCTTTTCTGCTTACCGCCTGCGGCATGGCCGGCAAAACGGCAACGCCCGACACCGGCCCCCGACACGTGGAGCAGGATCCGCAGCTGCGGATTACCACCGCCGAAGTAATGGACCTTTTTGACAAAGTCTACGGTGACCGGGCGCTGGTCAAAGCCACTCTGGACACCAATGACCAGTTCCTGATGGTGGACACCCGCCCCAAAGGCCGCTACCAGGAAGGCCACATCCCCGGTGCCATCCACATGACCCCCGGCGAAGTAGCCGCCAACATCGACAAGCTCCCCCGCGACCGCCAGATTATTTTTTACTGCGGCGGCCTGCATTGCCCGCTGAGCACCCAAGCGGCCAAAATCGCCATGGAGCACGGATTGACCAACATTAAGGTCTACTACGAAGGTGACCCCGGCTGGAAGGCCGCCGGCAACTACCTGATCTCGGAAACTCCCTACATTTACCATCTGATGACGGCCGAGGATGCCAACTTTATCCTCGTCGACACCCGCCCCACCAATGTCCATCGCCAGTCTTTCATTCCCGGCTCCTTGTCCATTCCCATCAACCAATGGGACCTGAAAAAGAGCCTGCTGCCCCGGGATCTTAACACCCGGCTGATCTTCTATTGCGGAGGTTATGGCTGACCCCACAGTGATCGAGCCGCCCGGCGGGCGGCCCAGTTGGGTTATCGCGATCTCTTCGTATATTTAGCCGGCGAGCCGGCCTGGAAAGAAGCAGGCCTGCCGTTGTGGGGCAATGAGCCCAGCGGCGTGGTGGCCCTGGAGCCCAAGGAACTGCCCAAAGTTGCCCCCGGCACGCTGCCGCGCAGCATCAACGCCGCCGAATTTAATAAAATGATGGCGGAAAAAGGCGGTGAAATTGTGATTCTCGACGTGCGCAGCGCCGACGAGTACGCAGCCGGCCATCTGCCCGGCGCCATCAACCTGCCCGACGACAAGTTCCACGCCAACTACGAGCAACTGGTAAGCAAGGTGCCCACCGACAAGCAGATCGTCATTCACTGCGTCACCGGCATCCGGGCTGAAGGCGTCTACCACGCCCTGGCCACCCGGGGCAATTACGCAAACCCCAAAGGCGTCCAGTTTCTCAACGCCACCATCAGCATCTCCGCCGATGGTAAGTTTGATATCCGCTAA
- the ligA gene encoding NAD-dependent DNA ligase LigA: MIPPLLQAAAKEQARQRVAELREQIRYHNHRYYVLDDPEIPDAEYDALFRELQELEERYPGLAGADSPSRQVGAEPLAQFAPVAHRLPMLSLENAFNEGEISDFLLRLGRFLHTDQVPALHAEPKLDGLAVELVYEDGLFTLGSTRGDGFTGENITANLATIATIPRRLKTGGNPPPARLEIRGEVCLSITGFKELNRRRGEAGESLFANPRNAAAGSLRQLDPAITADRPLEFFAYGAADSAALAVTTQAQLLEQLHAFGLQLIPHGRVCPDLETALAHFRFLDEQRRQMPYEIDGMVLKVNDLALQKRLGAKARSPRWAVAAKFAAVQAATKLIGVEFQVGRTGAVTPVAVLEPVKVGGVLVSRATLHNEDEIKRKDLRLHDTVLVQRAGEVIPEVVKPVADKRRGDEKPIQLPANCPECDHALIRKEGEAVRRCPNPQCPAQRLRSLIHFCSKAGLDIDGLGKKAVELLVQTGLVGDIPDIYRLRPEQLAPLPGWGEKSAAKVCDAIAAAKSPKLARLLAALGIRHVGEVNAQVLARHFPSLEALQQAMEEDFLEVEGIGSQVAASLVTFFKDPTTTAMLAQLKELGLTISPEEQPAQQLPLQNRVFLFTGSLAGMSRNEAKARVKELGGQVATGLNRKVTHLVCGDKPGSKLTKARELELEILTEADFARLLGGET, translated from the coding sequence ATGATCCCTCCCCTGCTGCAGGCGGCGGCCAAGGAACAGGCGCGGCAACGGGTGGCCGAACTGCGGGAGCAGATCCGCTACCACAACCACCGCTACTACGTGCTCGATGACCCGGAAATCCCGGACGCCGAGTACGACGCCCTGTTCCGGGAGCTGCAGGAACTGGAAGAGCGCTACCCCGGCCTGGCCGGCGCCGACTCCCCCAGCCGGCAGGTGGGCGCCGAGCCGCTGGCCCAGTTTGCCCCGGTGGCCCACCGGTTGCCCATGCTCAGCCTGGAAAACGCCTTCAACGAAGGGGAGATCAGTGACTTTCTGCTGCGCCTGGGCCGTTTTCTGCACACCGATCAGGTACCGGCCTTGCATGCCGAACCCAAGCTGGACGGCCTGGCGGTGGAACTGGTCTACGAGGATGGCCTGTTCACCCTGGGCTCCACCCGCGGCGACGGCTTTACCGGCGAGAATATCACCGCCAACCTGGCCACCATCGCCACCATCCCCCGGCGGTTAAAGACCGGCGGAAACCCGCCGCCGGCGCGCCTGGAAATCCGGGGCGAGGTCTGCCTGAGTATTACCGGTTTCAAAGAGCTTAACCGGCGGCGGGGGGAAGCCGGCGAAAGTCTCTTTGCCAACCCCCGCAACGCCGCCGCCGGCTCCCTGCGCCAGCTTGATCCGGCTATCACCGCCGACCGGCCGCTGGAGTTTTTCGCCTACGGGGCGGCGGATTCTGCCGCCCTGGCAGTCACCACCCAGGCACAACTGCTCGAGCAACTGCATGCCTTCGGCCTGCAGCTGATCCCCCACGGCCGGGTCTGCCCGGACCTGGAAACAGCGCTGGCCCACTTCCGCTTCCTGGATGAGCAGCGGCGGCAGATGCCTTACGAAATCGACGGCATGGTGCTTAAGGTCAACGACCTGGCCCTGCAAAAACGGCTTGGGGCCAAGGCTCGCAGCCCCCGCTGGGCTGTGGCCGCCAAGTTTGCCGCAGTCCAGGCCGCCACTAAACTGATCGGGGTGGAATTTCAGGTGGGCCGCACCGGGGCCGTCACCCCGGTGGCGGTGCTGGAGCCGGTGAAGGTGGGCGGGGTGCTGGTCAGCCGCGCCACCCTGCACAACGAAGATGAAATCAAGCGCAAGGACCTGCGCCTGCACGACACGGTGCTTGTGCAAAGGGCCGGCGAGGTGATCCCCGAGGTGGTCAAGCCGGTGGCGGATAAACGCCGGGGCGATGAAAAGCCGATTCAATTGCCGGCTAACTGCCCGGAATGCGACCATGCCCTGATCCGCAAGGAGGGCGAGGCGGTGCGCCGCTGCCCCAACCCCCAGTGCCCGGCCCAGCGCTTGCGGTCCCTGATCCACTTCTGCAGCAAGGCCGGGCTGGACATCGACGGCTTAGGCAAAAAGGCGGTGGAACTGCTGGTACAGACCGGCCTGGTCGGCGATATCCCCGACATCTACCGGCTGCGGCCGGAACAACTGGCCCCCTTGCCCGGCTGGGGGGAAAAGTCCGCCGCCAAGGTCTGCGACGCCATTGCCGCCGCCAAAAGCCCCAAACTGGCCCGCCTGCTGGCGGCCCTTGGTATTCGCCACGTGGGCGAGGTCAACGCCCAGGTACTGGCCCGCCACTTCCCCTCCCTGGAAGCCCTGCAACAGGCCATGGAAGAGGATTTCCTGGAGGTGGAAGGGATCGGCTCCCAGGTGGCCGCCTCTTTGGTCACCTTTTTCAAAGACCCGACCACCACCGCCATGCTGGCCCAGCTCAAGGAACTGGGCCTTACCATCAGCCCCGAGGAGCAACCGGCCCAGCAATTGCCTTTACAAAACCGGGTCTTTCTCTTCACCGGCAGCCTGGCCGGGATGTCGCGCAACGAGGCCAAGGCCCGGGTCAAGGAGTTGGGCGGCCAGGTGGCCACCGGCCTCAACCGCAAGGTCACCCACCTGGTCTGCGGCGACAAACCCGGCTCCAAGCTGACCAAGGCCCGGGAGCTGGAGCTGGAAATCCTGACCGAAGCGGATTTTGCCCGGCTGCTGGGCGGCGAAACCTGA
- a CDS encoding tautomerase family protein encodes MGQADRRRVPQVRKPGRSPQDAVLLDVYQGGNIMPYVNIRVAGTLSKEQKAEISAGVTEVITRVANKPANSVLIFIDELPHENIASAGQLLQPPAK; translated from the coding sequence TTGGGGCAAGCGGACCGGCGCCGCGTACCCCAGGTACGCAAGCCGGGCCGATCGCCCCAAGATGCGGTGCTGCTGGACGTTTATCAAGGAGGAAACATCATGCCCTACGTCAACATCCGGGTGGCCGGAACTTTGAGCAAGGAACAGAAGGCTGAAATCAGCGCCGGGGTGACCGAGGTGATCACCCGGGTGGCCAATAAACCGGCCAACTCGGTGCTGATATTCATCGATGAGTTGCCCCACGAAAACATCGCTTCCGCCGGCCAGTTGCTGCAGCCACCGGCCAAATGA